Proteins from one Panthera leo isolate Ple1 chromosome D1, P.leo_Ple1_pat1.1, whole genome shotgun sequence genomic window:
- the PATE1 gene encoding prostate and testis expressed protein 1 has protein sequence MDKPLLLGLPILLCCITVHELFTDEDHYPAQMTGIVQCRMCHLQFPGEKCSRGRGICIVTSEESCTTGRISKKDGTPWLMFMGCLKSCANVGKIKWSVYLVEFRCCRGYDFCNEYL, from the exons atggaCAAGCCCCTATTGCTGGGACTCCCCATCCTGCTCTGCTGCATTACAG TTCATGAACTATTTACTGATGAAGACCATTATCCTG CCCAAATGACAGGAATCGTTCAGTGTAGGATGTGCCACTTGCAGTTTCCAGGAGAGAAGTGTTCCAGAGGCAGAGGAATATGCATTGTAACAAGTGAAGAGTCTTGCACAACTGGCAGGATTTCCAAGA AAGACGGTACTCCGTGGTTAATGTTCATGGGCTGCCTGAAGAGCTGTGCTAATGtgggcaaaataaaatggagtgtcTACTTGGTGGAGTTCAGGTGCTGCCGGGGCTATGACTTCTGCAATGAATACCTATAG